The stretch of DNA AAAAAAAAAGAATTGCACTTTTGGGGAAGTGATTTAAATTCAAAATGGTTTATTAAAGATGTTAATAAGTATTTTGAGAATTTTTTGGATGCGTCAAATGAAAAAATGGTTGGGGAGGCCTCAGTCTGGTATTTATATTCAAAAAAAGCAGCTAATGAAATTAAAGAATACGACCCTAATTCTAAAATTATAATCATGCTTAGAAACCCAGTAGATATGATATATTCCCAACACAGTCAGTTTTTATATAATGGCAACGAAAATATAACCGATTTTGGTGAGGCACTTAATGCTGAGAATTTAAGAAAAGAATGGATCGGAATTCCTAAAACTGCTCATTTTGCTGAAGGGTTGTGTTACAGAGAAACTGCTAAGTTTACGGAGCAGGTTCAACGATATTTAAATACTTTTGGTAGAGATAATGTACATATCATTGTTTTTGATGATTTTAAAAAAAATACAGCAGAAGTATATAAGAAAACTTTAAAATTTTTAGAAGTTAATAATGATTTTATTATAGATTTTAAAGTTATAAATCCTAATAAAAAGGTGCGTAGTAGCAAAATTAGATATATTTTGCAAAATCCCACTTTTCCAGGCAAAAATATTTTGCCTAATGTTGTAAGGAAAAGCCTTGGTAAATTGATTGAAAAAGTCAATACAAAATATGTACCGCGACCAGAAATGGATATTAAAATAAGAAAGATACTTCAAGCTGAATTTGCTCCAGAAATTGATAAATTAAGCGATTTGATTAAGAGAGACTTAAGATATTGGTATTTGGCATAATTTGATTAGGGGTTGGAAAATGTGTGACTTAGATATAAATAAAAGAAACGATCTGAGACAAACTTCAGAAAAGAACTTTATTCCCACATTACTCAAGGAAACAGCAAAGGGTGGGGGCATAAGCTTTGTTGGACGTATTTTGGGGCAGTTTGTCCGTATGATAACACAAATTTTAATAACTAGGATTTTAGGAGTCGAAAATTATGGGTTGTACGCTTTAGGGCAAAGTATTTTACAAATATTACGTCAGGTTTCCATGCTTGGGTTGCAAGGTGGGGTTGTACGTTATGGGGTTATCTTTTTGGGGGAAGGGGAAAGAGGAAAGCTAAAAGGCACAATACTTTTTGCTTTAGTAATTTCTACTGGTTTTAGCATATTTACCGCTATAACACTTTATTTAATTTCATATGACATCGCTATGCAAGTATTTAATAAGCCTAGCCTAGTTCATGTGTTGCATGGTATTGCAATTGCGCTTCCTTTCTTTGCATTATTAACTATAATATCATTTATATCGAGGGTTTTTCGGCGTATAGACTACAGTGTTGCGATACAAGAAGTATTTCACCCTATTTTTGTTTTTATTTTGATAGGATTTAGCTTTATCTTAGGTTATAAACTCATAGGAGCTGTTTATGGATTTGTTCTTGGTACTATAATTACTGCAGTTTTTAGTGTTTTGCTGTTAATTAGAATGTTTCCCGAGATATATGGAGGCATTAAATCGGTTTGCAAGTATAAGGAGCTAATGAATTTTTCTTTTATTATATTATTAGTTGAGTTATCAACAATATTGATAAACAATATAGATAGAATTGTTTTAGGCTATTTTGTGAGTGCAAAAGATATCGGAAGGTATAGTGCTGCGGCGCTAGTTGCCATTCAAATATCGGTTGTTCTGCAATCTTTTAATACAGTCTTTTCACCTTTAATAGCAGACTTGTATAATAAAAACGCGCTTAATCAATTAAATTTGGTTTTTAAAACGGTAACAAAATGGATTTTTACGTTAACATTACCTTTATTTTTAATCATAGTTATGTTCTCTGATGAAGTGATGAATATGTTTGGTCGTGACTTTTTTTCTGCTGGTAGTATTTTGGTTATTTTAGCATGCGGTCAGTTTGTCAATGCAAGTGTAGGTTCTGTTGGTTATATGTTAACAATGACTGGACTCCAAAAGATTGAAATGATAAACGGCATTTTAGGGTTAATATTGAACTTAATACTTAATTATATTTTAGTACTTCATTTTGGTGTTGTTGGTGTTGCGATGGCAACTTCAATATCGTTGGCTTTTCTTAATATTTTAAGATTACTAGAAGTTTTTCTATTTATCGGAATTCATCCTTATAAAAATAGCTATTTCAAACCCATATTGTCCGCTTTTTTTTGTGTTGTGATATGGTTAGTTTTTAATCATTT from Desulfoscipio gibsoniae DSM 7213 encodes:
- a CDS encoding flippase, with the translated sequence MCDLDINKRNDLRQTSEKNFIPTLLKETAKGGGISFVGRILGQFVRMITQILITRILGVENYGLYALGQSILQILRQVSMLGLQGGVVRYGVIFLGEGERGKLKGTILFALVISTGFSIFTAITLYLISYDIAMQVFNKPSLVHVLHGIAIALPFFALLTIISFISRVFRRIDYSVAIQEVFHPIFVFILIGFSFILGYKLIGAVYGFVLGTIITAVFSVLLLIRMFPEIYGGIKSVCKYKELMNFSFIILLVELSTILINNIDRIVLGYFVSAKDIGRYSAAALVAIQISVVLQSFNTVFSPLIADLYNKNALNQLNLVFKTVTKWIFTLTLPLFLIIVMFSDEVMNMFGRDFFSAGSILVILACGQFVNASVGSVGYMLTMTGLQKIEMINGILGLILNLILNYILVLHFGVVGVAMATSISLAFLNILRLLEVFLFIGIHPYKNSYFKPILSAFFCVVIWLVFNHFTEFNSLYVDLFMVSLMLIIYFGMIYIMGFDSEDNIILNELKIKIIK
- a CDS encoding sulfotransferase domain-containing protein: MRKPNFFIVGAPKCGTTAMCEYLKVHPEIYMPKKKELHFWGSDLNSKWFIKDVNKYFENFLDASNEKMVGEASVWYLYSKKAANEIKEYDPNSKIIIMLRNPVDMIYSQHSQFLYNGNENITDFGEALNAENLRKEWIGIPKTAHFAEGLCYRETAKFTEQVQRYLNTFGRDNVHIIVFDDFKKNTAEVYKKTLKFLEVNNDFIIDFKVINPNKKVRSSKIRYILQNPTFPGKNILPNVVRKSLGKLIEKVNTKYVPRPEMDIKIRKILQAEFAPEIDKLSDLIKRDLRYWYLA